Proteins encoded in a region of the Paenibacillus pedocola genome:
- a CDS encoding deoxyribonuclease IV encodes MLKIGSHVSCADKGLLSAANEANEYGSSSFMIYTGAPQNTRRKPIEAMYPAEGKLAMKANGVEEIVVHAPYIINLGSYKDNTYQLAVDFLQEEIRRTHELEVKHIVLHPGAYTDKDAEYGIQRIADGLNEVLGGTNETEVHIALETMAGKGTEIGRSFEEIASIIDKVVHNERLSICLDTCHIHDAGYDIVGDLDGVLRQFDEIIGLKRLGVVHINDSKNPRGAGKDRHTPIGSGWIGFETINKVVHHEALSGLPFILETPWIGKDAKKLRPMYEIEIALLRGNVAERFGADFLQEVEELHSFFAKQEMDSRQYVLDVWDLLKNDAKAKKADPREPLERLYDNVAAAGLFPQLSEEAVNQRLIAWLAGKQVLVNA; translated from the coding sequence ATGCTGAAAATAGGTTCACATGTGTCCTGCGCGGACAAGGGGCTCTTAAGCGCGGCTAATGAAGCAAATGAGTATGGTTCCAGCTCGTTCATGATATATACGGGAGCGCCGCAAAATACACGCCGTAAGCCGATTGAAGCGATGTATCCTGCCGAAGGGAAACTGGCAATGAAGGCTAACGGCGTTGAAGAGATCGTCGTGCACGCTCCATATATTATTAATCTGGGCTCTTATAAGGACAACACATATCAGCTTGCTGTTGACTTCCTGCAGGAGGAGATCCGTCGTACTCATGAGCTTGAGGTCAAGCATATTGTACTTCATCCGGGAGCTTACACAGACAAGGACGCGGAATACGGAATCCAGCGGATTGCTGACGGTCTGAACGAGGTGCTTGGCGGTACAAACGAGACAGAAGTGCATATTGCCCTGGAGACGATGGCAGGGAAAGGGACAGAAATCGGCCGCAGCTTCGAGGAGATTGCCTCCATTATTGACAAGGTCGTACATAATGAGCGGCTGTCCATCTGTCTGGATACCTGTCACATCCATGATGCGGGTTACGATATTGTGGGTGATCTGGACGGCGTCCTGCGTCAGTTTGACGAGATTATCGGTCTCAAGCGGCTGGGTGTTGTCCATATCAATGACAGCAAAAATCCGCGCGGAGCAGGCAAGGACCGCCATACTCCCATTGGTTCAGGCTGGATAGGCTTCGAGACGATCAACAAGGTTGTCCACCACGAAGCGCTTTCAGGTCTGCCGTTTATTCTGGAGACGCCATGGATCGGGAAGGATGCGAAAAAGCTGCGCCCGATGTACGAGATCGAAATCGCCCTGCTGCGCGGTAATGTGGCTGAACGGTTCGGAGCAGATTTTCTGCAGGAAGTGGAAGAGCTGCATTCTTTCTTTGCCAAGCAGGAGATGGATTCCCGTCAGTATGTACTTGATGTATGGGATCTGCTCAAAAATGATGCCAAGGCCAAAAAGGCTGATCCGCGTGAGCCGCTGGAACGGCTTTACGATAATGTTGCTGCAGCCGGACTCTTTCCGCAGCTTAGCGAGGAAGCCGTCAATCAGCGCTTAATCGCCTGGCTGGCAGGTAAACAGGTGCTCGTGAACGCTTAA